In candidate division KSB1 bacterium, the sequence GACTTTCGATAATTTCCAAAAGCAAATAAAAAAATATGGAAAACGCGTGAAACGATGATGGATGATCGGCTTCGTATTCTTGACACGGATATGTTGAGTCTGATTCAACGCGCCGATTCACAAGCAACCAGACGTTTAAAGGCTTTACCGCCAAGACAGCGGGGCGTCACCGTCATTACATTGGAAGAGCAGATGCGTGGCCGATTGGCACATTGGATTTGCGCATTGCTGCAATCGCTCTTGCACGAAACGCCGTTTTAGTGACTCGCAACCGTGGAGATTTTGCAAAGATTCCAAATCTTGAAATTGAAGATTGGAGCCTTTCCGAAGAATCTGTTCAGTAAATTCATCCTTCCTCCCGTTCATTTCGCATTCTGACTAAGATAATTCCTTCAGCCACAAAATCAAGTCTTTTGTTCTTCAAAAATAAAAACGCCATGACTCCGATAGTTCGGGATCATGGCGTCAAAAATGTGGAGACGGCGGGAATCGAACCCGCGTCCGAAGGCCAGTCAAGGAGAACATCTACATACATAGTCGCTTGATCGTTCTCGCGGCGGCGACCTCACTCGACAAGGGTCGTTCGCCGCCAGCCTGTGAATCTCGCCCCGAGCCTCCAGGCGGTGCCCGCGGCCAGCCACCAGAACTGACGCTTGTTCCCGCGTGGGTGGCACACTTGGGAGAAGCGGGCTACTTAGGTATTAATTAAGCAGCCATTGCATACGCATAATTGTCTGCGTTTAATTTTGTGCCCGGCTGATTAACGAGGGGCCAGACGACCTCGGTATGCCGCTCTCGATGCCTCGACCCCCGTCGAAACCATGTCGTCCCCGTTTGGCAGATCAACCGCGATAAAAATTTACAAAAAATTCTTGGCATTGTCAAGCCGTTTTTCCAACTCCCAATGGTAAACGGAACATGCATCGTATCCCCCTGCTGATCCATGGGAAGACACAGGGAGAAGCTGTACATGCTTGGTGGCAGCAGCACCTGAGGTAAGTCCTTGTTCGCTACGCTCACGGCGGACTTACCTCATGTGCTGCCTGGGCAACCAGCTTTGGCTTTCTTTGACAAACTGAGTACCCGGCGGGGAATTTTTCCGGTTGGTTGATCGTTTTTAATCAATCGAACTCAGATCACAAAACCGGAAAAAAATTCTAGCCCAAGTTCGACAGTTGATGGTGCCAATTTCAAGACTTACAAGAAAAATTTTCAAAAGTTTTCACTACAAATTGGGGTTCGGTGTCAATCGCGATGGTGGCTTCAGCTTGAGTTTTTGCAGTAGCCTGAGGATTGCTGGCGGCTTCGCCTTAAAAGTGGGTTCACAGAAACGCGCCACGACCAAAATCGAAGCCACCTGCGCCTAAACAGTCGTCAAAAAAATTTTTTGTGTCGAACTTTGGCTGGCCTTCGTTTGCCTGTTAGCCATTTAACAAACTAACCAGCTAGAAGCCACTAGCGAACCCAACAAGCGTAGCCGATCACACTTCCCATGAAAAAATACGACGTCATCATCGTTGGCGCCGGGCCGGCCGGCAGTACGACCGCGCGCTACATTGATTCGCGGCGTTCCGGCATTTCCGTGCTGATGCTGGAATCTCGGCGCCAAGTCGGCCTGCCCATTCAATGCGGCGAAGCCCTGCCGCATTATCGCGACGTGAAGATGGTTTTTCCGCACTTCGATTGTCCCGAACTGTTTGATCTGCCGCCGCATGTCATCGCTTCGGAAATACACGGCATCAAATTCGTTTTACCGCGCGGCAAAGAATATTTTGCCGACGTCATCGGCCGCATGTTTTACCGCGACCGCCTGGATCAATATCTTTTCGCGCAGGCGGTCGCCGCCGGGGCCGAGTATCGTTTGCACACGCGCGCGCATAAAATCGAGGCGCACCGGGTTTTCACCACTGCCGAAGAGTTTGAGGGCGGTCTCATCATCGGCGCCGACGGGCCGAACTCGACGGTGTCGGCCTCGTTTCCGGCGTTCTCGCCCAATCGCGAGCTGATTCCGTGCGCGTTCGTCATTGCCGAGGGCGACTTTTATGAAAAGCACATCGAGATTTGGGTGGATGAACGTTTTCCGGGCGGTTACTTTTGGCTCTTTCACAAAAACGGCGAGGCCAATATCGGCCTTGGCATGCGTGGCCCCAGAAATGTCCGCGGCGTGTTGAATGAAATGTTGAACGATTTGGCGCGGCAGCGCCAGTTCAAAATCAAAACCGTCGGCGGCGGGGTGGTGCCGCTGGGGGGCTTGAAAAAGCGCGTGGCGTGGGAACATGTGGCGCTGGTGGGAGACGCCGCCGGCATGGTGTTTCCGAGCAACGGCGGCGGCACGGCGCAAGCGATGATGGGCGGCTATTTGCTCGGCGAGGTGATTCGCGCCGGTTTGCCGCTCTCAGAATATCAGCGCCAAGTGGATAAAATCATGCGGCCGGCGCTCAAAAAATCCTTGCGCGCGCGCCAACTCATCGACTTGACGCGAAAAAACGACAGCTTGTTTCTGGCGCTGATGTGGCTGTACGATCGCGGTGGCTGGAAGAGTTTTTTGGCCGGTTGATCGAGGCTAATCGTCGCCCAAATTTTGCGGCGGCGCGTAATCGACGTAACGCAGCACCGTGTGGTTTGTGACGCTTTCGTTCCAACGCTCGCGATATTTCATGCCCTCGCCGCTGAGCAGCCATTGCCGGAATTTCTCGGCCCCCTCCTGGCTTTCCCAAAACGCTTCATTGATATATTTAGGGCGATTAGCCACTTTCTTCGCCCGACCATAAGGCTCCTCCATGCCGTCGAGAAAAATCCAGGTTTTGCGCTCGAGGCAGCCGAACTTTCTCGCTTGCTCGAACAGCGTGG encodes:
- a CDS encoding NAD(P)/FAD-dependent oxidoreductase, whose amino-acid sequence is MKKYDVIIVGAGPAGSTTARYIDSRRSGISVLMLESRRQVGLPIQCGEALPHYRDVKMVFPHFDCPELFDLPPHVIASEIHGIKFVLPRGKEYFADVIGRMFYRDRLDQYLFAQAVAAGAEYRLHTRAHKIEAHRVFTTAEEFEGGLIIGADGPNSTVSASFPAFSPNRELIPCAFVIAEGDFYEKHIEIWVDERFPGGYFWLFHKNGEANIGLGMRGPRNVRGVLNEMLNDLARQRQFKIKTVGGGVVPLGGLKKRVAWEHVALVGDAAGMVFPSNGGGTAQAMMGGYLLGEVIRAGLPLSEYQRQVDKIMRPALKKSLRARQLIDLTRKNDSLFLALMWLYDRGGWKSFLAG